A window of Oncorhynchus tshawytscha isolate Ot180627B linkage group LG10, Otsh_v2.0, whole genome shotgun sequence contains these coding sequences:
- the LOC121847510 gene encoding SLAM family member 5-like isoform X1, with translation MSLLLGIGLLTCIASSDFSSVFVLKGQDICLDVQENVQLKELEVFKWSFGSANILRCTDTLSVRVSPGYNNRVEFYKGNFSLLLKNIQEGDSGPYTAVVSGDKENTIIVHQLVLQERVEPPVLTLDSNSTINGNCNVTVTCRGQKTSVTSSCNSSTCSQVGGESRGAETSTVPLLSVYVAGGSIICNHSNQVSWANDTKEIVELCPMKSVSPPAGSMSMCMLKIILVSVGLVIMISAVITVHIRHRFHYG, from the exons ATGTCTCTCCTTTTAGGGATTGGATTGCTGACCTGCATAGCATCATCAG ATTTCAGCTCTGTGTTTGTGCTGAAGGGACAGGACATTTGTCTAGATGTCCAGGAAAATGTTCAACTGAAAGAGTTGGAGGTTTTCAAGTGGAGCTTCGGATCAGCTAATATCCTAAGATGCACTGACACATTGTCAGTGAGAGTGTCTCCTGGGTACAACAACAGGGTTGAGTTTTATAAGGGAAACTTCTCTCTGCTACTGAAGAACATACAGGAAGGAGACAGTGGACCTTATACTGCAGTAGTGAGTGGTGACAAAGAAAATACTATTATTGTACACCAGTTAGTTCTCCAAG AGAGAGTTGAGCCTCCAGTCCTGACATTGGACTCTAACTCCACCATCAATGGCAACTGTAACGTGACTGTGACCTGCAGAGGCCAGAAAACCTCTGTCACCTCCAGCTGTAACAGCAGCACCTGCTCTCaggtgggaggagagagtagaggggctGAGACCTCCACTGTCCCCCTGCTCTCTGTCTATGTGGCAGGGGGTTCCATCATCTGTAACCACAGCAACCAAGTCAGCTGGGCCAACGACACCAAGGAGATAGTGGAACTCTGTCCAATGAAATCTG TGTCTCCCCCTGCTGGTAGCATGTCTATGTGCATGCTGAAGATCATCCTGGTGTCTGTGGGGCTGGTCATCATGATCTCTGCTGTCATCACTGTCCACATCAGGCACAGATTCCACTATGGATAG
- the LOC121847510 gene encoding uncharacterized protein LOC121847510 isoform X3 — translation MSLLLGIGLLTCIASSERVEPPVLTLDSNSTINGNCNVTVTCRGQKTSVTSSCNSSTCSQVGGESRGAETSTVPLLSVYVAGGSIICNHSNQVSWANDTKEIVELCPMKSVSPPAGSMSMCMLKIILVSVGLVIMISAVITVHIRHRFHYG, via the exons ATGTCTCTCCTTTTAGGGATTGGATTGCTGACCTGCATAGCATCATCAG AGAGAGTTGAGCCTCCAGTCCTGACATTGGACTCTAACTCCACCATCAATGGCAACTGTAACGTGACTGTGACCTGCAGAGGCCAGAAAACCTCTGTCACCTCCAGCTGTAACAGCAGCACCTGCTCTCaggtgggaggagagagtagaggggctGAGACCTCCACTGTCCCCCTGCTCTCTGTCTATGTGGCAGGGGGTTCCATCATCTGTAACCACAGCAACCAAGTCAGCTGGGCCAACGACACCAAGGAGATAGTGGAACTCTGTCCAATGAAATCTG TGTCTCCCCCTGCTGGTAGCATGTCTATGTGCATGCTGAAGATCATCCTGGTGTCTGTGGGGCTGGTCATCATGATCTCTGCTGTCATCACTGTCCACATCAGGCACAGATTCCACTATGGATAG
- the LOC121847510 gene encoding SLAM family member 5-like isoform X2 → MSLLLGIGLLTCIASSDFSSVFVLKGQDICLDVQENVQLKELEVFKWSFGSANILRCTDTLSVRVSPGYNNRVEFYKGNFSLLLKNIQEGDSGPYTAVVSGDKENTIIVHQLVLQERVEPPVLTLDSNSTINGNCNVTVTCRGQKTSVTSSCNSSTCSQVGGESRGAETSTVPLLSVYVAGGSIICNHSNQVSWANDTKEIVELCPMKSAEIHPGMDSTRC, encoded by the exons ATGTCTCTCCTTTTAGGGATTGGATTGCTGACCTGCATAGCATCATCAG ATTTCAGCTCTGTGTTTGTGCTGAAGGGACAGGACATTTGTCTAGATGTCCAGGAAAATGTTCAACTGAAAGAGTTGGAGGTTTTCAAGTGGAGCTTCGGATCAGCTAATATCCTAAGATGCACTGACACATTGTCAGTGAGAGTGTCTCCTGGGTACAACAACAGGGTTGAGTTTTATAAGGGAAACTTCTCTCTGCTACTGAAGAACATACAGGAAGGAGACAGTGGACCTTATACTGCAGTAGTGAGTGGTGACAAAGAAAATACTATTATTGTACACCAGTTAGTTCTCCAAG AGAGAGTTGAGCCTCCAGTCCTGACATTGGACTCTAACTCCACCATCAATGGCAACTGTAACGTGACTGTGACCTGCAGAGGCCAGAAAACCTCTGTCACCTCCAGCTGTAACAGCAGCACCTGCTCTCaggtgggaggagagagtagaggggctGAGACCTCCACTGTCCCCCTGCTCTCTGTCTATGTGGCAGGGGGTTCCATCATCTGTAACCACAGCAACCAAGTCAGCTGGGCCAACGACACCAAGGAGATAGTGGAACTCTGTCCAATGAAATCTG CAGAAATTCATCcaggaatggactctacaaggtgttga